In Vicinamibacterales bacterium, a genomic segment contains:
- a CDS encoding XrtA/PEP-CTERM system-associated ATPase: MYERFYNLRERPFALSPDPEYLYPSRVHQEALDYLRYGLESQAGFIVITGEIGSGKTTLLQALLRNVDNQTTVGRIVNTMLDPRELLESIMIDFGLDPSGRSKPLMVRELSQYLVDQRLAGRLVLLVIDEAQNLGLGALEELRMLSNLETEKSKLLQVVLVGQPNLRDKLSAPELEQLRQRITVSYHLPPLDAGETFNYINHRLRHAALGTPMVFPRPATDLIHARSGGVPRIINVICDAALVFGYAEERHTFDAPVILEVLDELETTGVLPPASTAHAPARRDVVHAPAAVEAPARTIAAPPMPPPAARSAPLSQPVAVATSGAAAATLDAGAEQVRRELERREALVRQREAELAEQRRVLAEEYRLLRAQRSAPAPAIESASLRFQVAGGAPAAYETGTFWRRLKRFMLGVSPS, encoded by the coding sequence ATGTACGAACGGTTCTACAACCTGCGCGAGCGCCCGTTCGCGCTCAGCCCGGATCCGGAATACCTGTATCCGAGCCGGGTGCACCAGGAAGCGCTCGACTACCTGCGCTACGGCCTCGAGAGCCAGGCCGGCTTCATCGTCATCACCGGGGAAATCGGCTCCGGCAAGACGACGCTGCTGCAGGCGCTGCTGCGCAACGTCGACAACCAGACCACGGTCGGCCGGATCGTCAACACCATGCTCGATCCGCGCGAGCTGCTCGAGTCGATCATGATCGACTTCGGCCTCGATCCGTCGGGCCGCAGCAAGCCGCTGATGGTGCGCGAGCTGTCGCAGTATCTGGTCGATCAGCGGCTGGCGGGACGCCTGGTGCTGCTCGTCATCGACGAGGCGCAGAACCTCGGCCTCGGCGCGCTCGAAGAGCTGCGCATGCTGTCGAATCTCGAGACCGAGAAGTCCAAGCTGCTGCAGGTCGTGCTGGTCGGGCAGCCGAACCTGCGGGACAAACTCTCCGCCCCCGAGCTCGAGCAGCTGCGTCAGCGCATCACCGTCAGCTATCACCTGCCGCCGCTCGACGCCGGCGAGACGTTCAACTACATCAACCACCGGCTGCGGCATGCCGCCCTCGGGACGCCGATGGTGTTCCCGCGGCCGGCGACCGACCTGATTCACGCACGCAGCGGCGGGGTGCCGCGCATCATCAACGTCATCTGCGACGCGGCGCTCGTGTTCGGCTATGCCGAGGAGCGGCACACGTTCGACGCTCCCGTGATTCTCGAGGTGCTCGACGAGCTCGAGACCACGGGCGTCCTGCCGCCCGCCTCGACCGCGCACGCGCCGGCGCGGCGGGACGTGGTGCACGCCCCGGCGGCCGTCGAGGCGCCGGCCCGCACGATAGCGGCGCCGCCGATGCCGCCGCCGGCGGCACGATCCGCGCCGCTCAGCCAGCCGGTCGCGGTCGCGACGAGCGGCGCGGCGGCGGCGACGCTTGACGCGGGCGCCGAACAGGTGCGCCGCGAGCTGGAGCGGCGCGAGGCGCTCGTGCGCCAGCGCGAGGCAGAGCTGGCCGAGCAGCGGCGCGTGCTGGCCGAGGAGTACCGCCTGCTCCGCGCGCAGCGGAGCGCGCCGGCTCCCGCCATCGAGAGCGCTTCCCTGCGGTTCCAGGTCGCCGGAGGTGCGCCGGCGGCCTACGAAACAGGAACGTTCTGGAGGCGCCTCAAACGGTTTATGCTCGGTGTTTCACCTTCATAG
- the yvcK gene encoding uridine diphosphate-N-acetylglucosamine-binding protein YvcK: MIPQSRVRPIPAQADPRSGGAPRIVAIGGGTGLPNVLRGLRPLLFPDGATDASRDRLVAVVATSDDGGSSGRLRAEFNMIPPGDIRNCLAALSASNSDIADIFQYRFETGEGLNGHAIGNLLIAALTDVTRDFAQAVDAAARMLGVCGVVLPATSELVTLVAEFTDGRVLSGETAIARAGGTIGRLSLLPERPACSVRVVDAIRRADVIVAGPGSLYTSILPPLLVPDVTAAVLESRAIRVLVANLMTEAGETDNFSVLDHLLTIERHLGRQLFDCVIFNTMPVPEALTAAYGERGASPIVTGSFELNALQRFGVRALGVPLVSEHPAGKIRHHPERLAAAITAVAHGKLGAFTARAEVGGI; the protein is encoded by the coding sequence ATGATCCCGCAGTCGCGCGTGCGTCCGATCCCGGCGCAGGCCGATCCGCGGTCGGGCGGTGCGCCGCGCATCGTCGCGATCGGCGGCGGCACCGGACTGCCGAACGTGCTCCGCGGACTGCGGCCGCTCCTCTTCCCGGACGGCGCGACCGACGCGTCTCGCGATCGTCTCGTCGCGGTGGTGGCGACCTCGGACGACGGCGGCAGCTCGGGACGGCTGCGCGCCGAGTTCAACATGATCCCGCCGGGCGACATCCGCAACTGCCTGGCGGCGCTCTCGGCGAGCAACTCCGACATCGCCGACATCTTTCAGTACCGCTTCGAGACCGGCGAGGGGTTGAACGGCCACGCCATCGGCAACCTGCTGATCGCGGCGCTGACCGACGTAACGCGGGACTTCGCGCAGGCCGTCGACGCGGCGGCGCGCATGCTGGGCGTCTGCGGCGTCGTGCTGCCGGCGACGTCCGAGCTGGTGACGCTGGTCGCCGAATTTACCGACGGCCGCGTGCTGAGCGGCGAGACGGCGATCGCGCGGGCCGGCGGGACCATCGGCCGCCTGAGCCTGCTGCCGGAGCGGCCGGCGTGCTCGGTGCGCGTGGTGGATGCGATCCGCCGCGCCGATGTGATCGTCGCGGGCCCGGGGAGCCTCTACACCAGCATCCTGCCGCCGCTGCTCGTGCCGGACGTGACCGCGGCGGTGCTCGAGTCGCGCGCGATCCGGGTGCTGGTGGCGAACCTGATGACCGAGGCCGGGGAGACGGACAATTTCAGCGTGCTCGATCACCTGCTGACGATCGAGCGGCATCTCGGACGCCAGCTCTTCGACTGCGTGATCTTCAATACCATGCCCGTACCGGAAGCGCTGACCGCCGCGTATGGCGAGCGCGGCGCGAGCCCGATCGTCACCGGTTCGTTCGAGCTGAACGCGCTGCAGCGATTCGGCGTGCGCGCCCTCGGCGTGCCGCTCGTCTCGGAACATCCCGCCGGCAAGATCCGGCATCACCCGGAGCGCCTCGCGGCGGCGATTACCGCGGTCGCGCACGGCAAGCTCGGCGCCTTCACGGCGCGGGCCGAGGTCGGAGGTATTTAG